A region of Coccinella septempunctata chromosome 5, icCocSept1.1, whole genome shotgun sequence DNA encodes the following proteins:
- the LOC123313290 gene encoding ATP-binding cassette sub-family G member 5, translating into MMISNDYVLELNSVFYSGQVEPASCAQRLLGSVKTGVILKDVSMTVYSGEVMAILGSKGSGKKALLDVIARRVQGPTRGQILLNNQPLSLTVFNQRCGYVTHKCDLIPGLTVEENLYYTPTKLAGYVKKSKVKQVMADLALSQIAGRCTENLNKSEFRRLMIGLQLVKDPVVLLLDEPTWDLDPLNTYLVISILSNAAKKYGSAIILTMEKPRSDVFPFLERVLYLCLGDVVYSGGTRQMLEYFNEIGFPCPQLENPLMYYLCLSTVDRRSRERFVESNHQIAALVEKFKIEGGIYRKGTSMNHPMEHGLGLGNKIPLLLEKPGTFRVGWTLYTRLMASTISFRKCGLKSMFLRLFLLPLFHLMLWSIYREMKNYQHTFVTRNGLILNILCGSYFIGIINAISLFSVYRTRYFQESQEGLYGGTSFLMTYNFFTIPFSLISTALATAIIYPLVGSFSEPMEYLYFTLILWACYLFSEQQTMAILIMVKDQLSAAIFSIYITCVCIAVGSGLLRSMKGLQDWLYYLTYGIQARYASAFLNRQIFLAPSMQTALSFDQTKNCSNMNLIESSGSLSNNPYCRYPNGQAYLTERYSRDATDVIFNGVLDFDINLGVTFAFAVGMLVFNLFLYILPLPAFIKAKFRE; encoded by the exons ATGATGATTTCCAACGACTACGTGTTAGAACTAAACAGTGTGTTCTATTCTGGGCAA GTGGAACCTGCATCATGTGCTCAAAGGCTTCTAGGCAGTGTGAAAACTGGAGTTATCCTGAAAGATGTTTCTATGACCGTGTACTCAGGGGAAGTGATGGCAATTTTAGGGTCGAAAG GTAGTGGAAAAAAAGCCCTTCTGGATGTGATAGCCAGGAGAGTTCAAGGTCCCACCAGGGGTCAAATTTTACTCAATAATCAACCTCTCAGTTTGACAGTATTCAATCAGAGATGCGGTTATGTCACGCACAAATGTGACCTCATACCAGGACTCACTGTAGAAGAAAACCTATATTATACACCCACCAAG TTGGCAGGGTATGTGAAGAAGTCAAAGGTCAAACAAGTGATGGCGGATCTGGCCCTGTCTCAAATAGCTGGACGATGTACAGAAAACCTGAACAAGAGTGAATTTAGAAGGTTGATGATTGGACTCCAGTTGGTGAAAGATCCTG TTGTTCTCCTCTTGGATGAGCCAACTTGGGATCTAGATCCTTTAAATACCTATTTGGTGATTTCGATACTTTCAAATGCAGCGAAAAAATACGGATCTGCTATAATATTGACAATGGAGAAGCCACGTTCCGATGTGTTCCCATTTCTAGAAAGGGTGCTTTATCTCTGCCTTGGAGATGTTGTGTACTCTGGAGGGACGAGGCAGATGctcgaatatttcaacgaaattgGTTTTCCATGTCCACAGCTCGAGAATCCTCTTATGTACTACT tatGCTTATCAACGGTGGATAGAAGATCACGGGAAAGATTCGTAGAGAGCAACCATCAAATTGCTGCATtggttgaaaaattcaagatagaAGGTGGAATATATAGGAAGGGTACATCCATGAACCATCCCATGGAACATGGTTTAGGATTGGGCAATAAGATTCCTCTACTATTGGAGAAACCTGGCACATTTAGAGTTGGATGGACGCTTTACAC ACGTCTCATGGCTTCTACGATAAGTTTTCGGAAATGCGGATTAAAAAGTATGTTCTTGAGATTATTCCTATTGCCATTGTTTCACCTCATGTTATGGAGCATTTATAGAGAGATGAAG AATTATCAACATACTTTCGTAACGAGGAATGGATtgattctgaatattctgtgtGGATCATATTTCATTGGAATTATCAATGCGATCTCTTTAT TTTCGGTCTACAGGACGCGGTACTTTCAAGAATCCCAGGAAGGCCTTTACGGTGGAACCTCATTCCTGATGACCTACAACTTCTTCACAATCCCATTCTCTTTGATCTCAACCGCGTTAGCAACAGCGATCATTTACCCCTTGGTCGGATCGTTCAGCGAACCGATGGAATATTTATATTTCACCCTCATACTGTGGGCCTGTTATCTATTTTCCGAACAGCAGACAATGGCCATCCTGATCATGGTAAAAGATCAGTTATCTGCGGCTATATTCAGCATCTACATCACCTGTGTGTGCATCGCAGTAGGCAGCGGATTGCTCAG GTCCATGAAGGGATTGCAAGACTGGTTGTACTATCTGACTTACGGCATACAGGCAAGATACGCCTCAGCTTTCCTGAACCGTCAAATTTTCCTCGCGCCATCTATGCAAACGGCCTTGAGCTTCGACCAAACGAAAAACTGCAGCAATATGAACCTGATAGAGAGCTCTGGTTCGCTGTCCAACAACCCTTATTGCCGTTATCCAAACGGTCAGGCTTACCTGACTGAAAGATACAGCAGGGATGCCACTGACGTTATTTTCAATGGAGTACTCGATTTCGACATAAATTTAGGTGTTACCTTCGCCTTTGCCGTTGGGATGTTGGTGTTCAATCTGTTCTTGTACATTCTACCTTTACCGGCGTTCATAAAGGCGAAATTCAGGGAATGA